The Oryctolagus cuniculus chromosome 12, mOryCun1.1, whole genome shotgun sequence genomic interval GAGCAGCGGCGAGCATACAAGGCTGGTAGAAGGGCCTGGGGGACTTCTGTCAGGCCTGCACACTTTCTCTTCCGCCAACCTTGAGCTGCCAGGTATTTGAGGAGACTTTATATAGCAGCAGCACACTTGCCAAGCTCCCCAGAACGCCTCCTACCGGCAGCACCACTGGCAAATGTTAGAACTGCGTGGGTCACAGTGCGAAGTCAGTATCTCAGGGGAGTGGGCTCAGGGATGGAGAGATGGGGAATCGGGGCCAATACCTGCCAGAGGCTGCAGGTAGAGCTCACTGCTGGGGTGTATGAAGGACACCCCATCTTCCCCATCAGCCCAGAGTGTGTCAGTCTCAGAAGCATCACCCCCTGCGGGTTGAGAGTGATGGAGGGTTTCACTATACAaggagaagtgggggagggggagatgggtgtgtgtgtgtgtgcacgcgtgtgcatgtgcacagcTGTCTCACAGCTGGGAAGCTAGAGTCCCCCAGAGGCAGCCCCATGTGGCCCTTTCTGCACTAGCATTGCAATCTAGATGCTCCCTGTCTGCAGTAGGAGCTGCAGGACtagaggggtggggaggcagggatcaGCTGACCAGGTAGGCCTGGCTCAGGCTGGCTGTGACATCTGCTTGTCCGAGCCCGTGAGTCCCAAGTCCTCAGCTATAACATAGGAGAGGCCCTACCTACACATGCCATTTCTGTGAGAAGGTACAACTTTTATGGACAGCACACCCAGGCAGAGGCACTGGCTCTCGCATACAAGGAAAGTGACTTTCAAATTCTTTAGTCTTATTTCCTTAACACCAGTGGTTCCCAAACCCTGGATGTTTTGGAATATGTTCTAAGGATCCACCATTCAGTCAGATGGAGGCCATAAGTTCCAAGAGAGCTGCTATGGTGTGACATGGAGACTCCAGGTAACAAGGTATTCTTGAAAACTGTCGCAAgagtagattttttatttttttgccaggtagagttagacagagagagagagagagagagagagagagagttacagacagtgagagagagacagagaggaaggtcttccttccactggttcactcccctaatggctgctagggctgctgctgcttggatccgaagccaggagctgggtacttcctcccggtctctcatgcgggtgcaggcgcccaagcacttgggccatcctcctctgccctcccggaaaacagcagagagctggactggaagaggagcaactgggactagaacccggtgccccaactgggactagaacccggggtgccggcgccgcaggaggaggattagccaagtgagccatggcaccggcccgcaagagtagattttaagtgttctcaccacaaaataTAATTATGAGAGGTGGGGCCTACGCTGAGTGGTTTGACTTAGCCACGGAACAGCATGTACATAATAAGTATATGCAATTTTTGTCATTTCAAAATGAAGGCATTgattcttttcaaaaagaaatgcaaattctcggTCCCTCTCCAACTCAGAAACTCCAGGGAGGAATCCCTGTGATCTTTGCTGTTCGCAGCACCCTGGCTGATTCCGATGCCCTCCAGAGTCTGGAAACCgcctggcctgggctctgcttccaTAAACACTTTCCCCGTCATCCACCTCCTCACAGGAATGGAATGTGGAGGCTGGGCCtctcccattttacagctgagcaCTGACCTAAACCATCCCTGCCTGTCTGCCTCCCTGCTCGGCTCGCTAACGGCCAGCTTTGGCTGCGGAACGAGCAGGGAATTTGTTGAGATGCAAAAGGTCATGAATTTAAACGAAAACCCAGGGAGTCCTGTTTGCTAGTGGCATCTGCCATCTGAAAAGCTCCTACTCAGTTCGCTTCCGGGAGGAACAGACCTGTTCTGAGGGTCGAACCACGCTTCCCTCCTTGGGGCTGCCCAGCGGCCTCCCCAGCGGTGCACCTACCCTGgtagccgccgccgcctcctcccgcGGTGCAGGCCCCTCCGCCGCCCCCGAAGCCGCCGGCCGCGGCCCAGCCAAGGGCAGCCCAGGCTTCGGCGCAGCCCTGGCCGCCCTCGGCCCCCTCCCGCAGCGAGCGGCCCGCCTGCGGCGAGGGGGCCCGCGAAGTCCAGCCGCCGCCTCCACCTGCGGAGGAACAGCAGGGTGGCCGGCAGCGGGGATGCGGTGCACGCCCGCCTGCCCGCGGCCGCGCGCCCTCACCTGCCGCCCCGCCTCTCCCGCCGCTCCCGGGCGCTGCTGAGCGGTTCTCCAGTTTCTCGGGGGCGGCCTGAGTCCGGCCTCCGTCCCGCCGCCTCAGGTAGGCCCGACCACCGCCTCCGGCAGCCACTAGCAGCGGCTCCAGCTCGCCCTCGCGCATCTGTGGGGCCAGCCGCGCATTCAGGCGCGCGCCCCGCAGCCGTCCAGGGAGGACCAGGACCCGGGGCTCCGACGAGGACGGAGGGCTCGCCGCTGGGGCCAGGGAGCGGGCGGCCTCCGGGAGCAGACAGAGCGCGGCTGTGCGCGACTGGGGCAGAGGATCAGGACTCAACCTTGGGCAGTCGGGGCGAGGGCGGCCAGGCCGGGGGCACCTACCTGGAAGACGAAAGtggcgcccccgccgcccccgccgcccccggcccaGCGCCTCGACCCAGGCACCGTTTCGGGCCCATCCGTCGCTTCGTGCTCTTCAGCCGCCCAGGACTCTCCGAGGCAGACGCGCCGGCTCTCCGGGCTCCCCTGCGGGCCCCAGGGATCGGGGCAGGCTGAGCTGGCGTCCGCACCCCTCGGGAAGGACCCCCAACCCCAATTCCCACaccggcccccgccccgggcaTTCGAGCCGCCCAGGAGTAAGCAGAGCCGGGGACGCTTACGCCGGGGCAGGCgtcctctccctgctgccccacgAGGATGTAAAGTGGGTCCCCGCGACCCAGCGAGAAGACGGCGGAGACGAAGACGCCGTGTGCCCGCGACAGGTGGTTCTTGGCGCCTTTGCCGCCCGCGGCTCCGTAAGCCGAGATCCTGTGGGACACGACTCTGAGTGCTCCGGCCTGGGTCCTCACGCCCGCTGTCTAGCCTAAAGGTGGGAGCCCGGGGCACCTCCAGGATTTATCTGGGGGCCATTGAGAGGATGTAGTCAACTCTGAAGGGCTGGGAAGACTAAGTTTGTACACCAACGATTTCGATTTCACGTTTATTTCAGGAGTTAATGGAGACGGGGCAGACTCAAGCCATCGGCGGCTGGTTAGGGACCCGGTACCGGCTGATCGGGTTCCTTAGGAAGGAGAGGCGGTGGGGTCACACAGGTTGGGCCGACATCGCTTTGGAGGACCTCAGAACGCAAGGTCGCCCGAGCTTGACCTTCTTGCCCAATCTGGGGCCTGAGGGTCACCACCCACCCACCGCACCCGCACTTACAGGTATTGCCCAGGGCCGGGCGGTTGCCACAGCTGCACACCTCGCAGCGGCCCCGCGGCGCCCACCGTCACCGCCACGCTGCTGCCCGCGTACGCCCCGTCACACTGCGTTTGTGTGGGGCCGCGTCGGCCgctggccccgcaggtggagAACAGCCAAGGCCCCTCGGTGCCTGGGAGAAgcgggaagggaggaggaggtcaCGGAGCCCCTGGCCCGGCCTGGGAGAGTCTGGGTATGGCGCGCagaagagcagagaggagccccgagtTCACCTAGGGGATTTAGGGGAAAGGGTGGCTCCAAGCTGCCAGGTCGGGTGGTGACTTTTGGGTCCTGGGCGCTGGGAATGGACAGCGGCCGTGGTGAGGATGGCAGAGAAGGCGCTTGGGACCCCGAGCTGGAGCAGAGAATGGCGCCTGGAAGGTGACAAGGAAACAGCAGTGTTGGGATAGGGAGTAGGATTGTAATGGGGGAGGCGGTAAGAGGGATAACCCCCAACAGCCCGCCCGGGTTGCCCGTGGCCACACCCCTAGTCCCGCCCTGCCGATGCCCAATGTCCAGCATGGACGCCGGCGCAGCCCCGCTCCATCCGCCAGGCCCGCGGAGCCCGATACCTCTGCCCGTCGCCAGTGATGACCCGTGGGTCTGCAGGCGCTGCCTGCTTTTTCTGGGCTTGGACTGCGGCCCGCCCCAGGGAGATGCTGAAACCGCCGGGTTTATCCCTCCTTCCCAAGATGCGTGATCCCGCACCCCAGGAGCACAGACCGGAGAGCTTGGGCCGCCAGGATTCCAGGCCTCTGGAGGAGCCACCGGGACCCGGTGTGTGGCGACCGCGATCCCCAGGAGCAGGAAGGCGCCCCGGCCTGAGCGGCCCCCGGACTGCCAGACGGCACTTACCCGCGGCGccgagccacagcagcagccggCCCGACCGGCCCATCACCTGTTCCTcgccggggcgggggctgctggcTTGGTCCTTCAGCCGCGGCCCCAGTGTCCGGCCGCAGAGATGCCCGGGTACCTAAAGCCGCCTGGCCACGCCCACCTCAGACCCCGGGACGCCGAGGAAGGAAAGGGCGGGGCCTGTGGGCAGCCAGGTCCGCACTCTTCCGGGAGGAGCGTCGCGGGGCTCCGCCCAGGGGCTCCTGCGGGCCGGGGAGGAGGCGCACCGCCCTCTGGGGCAGGCGCGTGGGGAAGCCGCAAGCCTCACCCCAGGCACCTGCGGGGGCTTCGGGATTTCTCAGGACACCGGCAGCGCGGCGTGCGCCTCGATGGTGGAGGTGGTTGAGCTGGACAAGCGCTCTAAAGCGCGCCTAAGAAGGCACCGGCGCTGTGTTTACCCGTGTCTGTCGGCGCCCTGTAAACCACCGGGTACCCCCCAGCTGGGAGGGCTTTCTGTGTTGTCTTCAATCATTTGCCCAAAACACCACCAAAGGCCGATGCCCGTGCTTAATATAACACACTTGAAAAAAAGCCACTATGGTAGTGATTTAGTGTACATCCGCACTGCTGGGTGTAGATGGAACACTGGGTTTTGCAAAACTCTGATACCCATGTGCCGATGTGCTCTGTAGAAAGCCTTCTACAAGGTCACAGAATTGACTTCATAAGGCCTCCATCTATGGCTGGTCCTGGAGAATGGAATCAGCTTCACCTGAGAacctgttagaaatgcaaattccccACTTTCACCCCAGATCTACTGAACCCGAACCTCTGTGGCAGCACTCAGCAATGTTTGtttttcagatgtatttattggaaaggcagagtgagacatatacatacacacaaagagagagggagagatggagggagggagagagagagggaaaatcttccatccactgcttcactcccccaaatggctgcaacggccaggactgggccgagCTgagtcaagaaccaggaactccatcccatttTCCCAGTGGGTCGCAGGAGCTCAAGGATCTGAGCTATCATCGGCTACTTCTCAagcacatctgcaggaagctggattggaagtggagtaggggTTGGCATCCTGGCACTTTTgcaggctgcaggcatcccaagtggctttaCACAGGGCAGCACAACGCCTGTTGTAACGACTGGTTCTTAACATGGTGGTTTGTGACAGGTAAATTTGAGAACCATTGCTATTTGCAAATACAGTACGTACAAGGTTAATGAAACCTGTTGGACCATTTTGTGTTCAGCAGTTCCATATATGGGGAGGGGTTCTTTCTACCTACTGACAGGATGAGTTAAGGCACATTACACTCACTCTGGTGACCTGCTAACAGTTATAAGTAATCCACACAGCAAACAACATCAGAAAGCCTAAGTGCTAGAATTCAGAGAAAAGAACCACATAGAAACCACCAGAATAAAGAGGAGTGTCTGAGTGTATGCTTCATCTACCCCTCCCCCATTCTGGCCCACCACCCAGAAAGTTCCCGGTGCAAATGCTGATGCCGGCAGCCACTGCCCCAGTCTTTGTGGCTTCATGTCTCAGGATAGCAGCAGGCACACACAGGGGGCCATCAGAGTAGATGCTGAGCTCACTAAGGACACCTATCCTAGTGGAATGCTGAGTTCCAGAGGGACCCTCATTCCCAAGAGTATTCAGGTACACTGGGGCCCACAGGCTGTTGCCCCCTCCCACTCAGGATTCCCCCCAAACCCCTCCCCCAACAGTCCTGATCCTCCCTGGGGTTAGCCCACCCCTTCATACCAACCCTGGACTAGCATGACAGAAATCAGTTGCAATCCCATTCTAAGGAGGTTTTCAAAACCTTTATTTCAACGCACAGGAACAGTGTCCATATGCTCTGGCCCCGGGGGGAGACTGGGGCAGGTGCGGAGAGGCGCACGCACCCTGTCCTGTCTCCAGAGGGAGAAAACGCCTGAGGCACCCTTCACTCCCCACACACCCCCTCAGAAGCTGCAGCTCCAGCAGGTGTCAGGAGTGGCCTGGCTCCCACTGGTTCCAGCAACGTGTTTCCAGGAAGGCTTGCTCCTTTGCCGCCTGGCCAGGTGTCTGCTGGTGAACCCAGGGGAACGTGGTGTCCATCTCTCCACCCATAGCCACTACACTAGATCTCGCGCGCCCCACTGTGGAGCCCCCCTGAGGTCAGTCTCTGCAGGTACTGCTGCCGCAACGGGGGCAGCTGGGAATACAGCTGGAAGCCTTCTGGGAGGGCGGAGTCGGGAAGCTTATAGTGGAGGAGGTGCTGTCGGAGACCCTGTGGAGAGGGAACAGACTTTATGAAGCGGGCAGTGACACCCTGCTAAGGTCTCTGTCCCCCACAGCCCAACCACCTCCTACCCtagcaccgcccctccccccccctctaCTCACCTCTTCTGCCAGCAGCCACGTTTTCTGCAGCATGCTCCGGCGGGCAGCCTTTACCTCGTCCTAGACACGAAACAGGCAAAGGTGGCCCTGAGCCAAGGGCTGGCATCCACCACTCGCCCGCGTCACCCCCAGCTCCCACCTAGCTGGCCTGGAGCCAGCCCAATCGCTGGCTCCTTTTGTTACTCTGAAAATGGGGACGTAACTTACTGAGCTCTTTGGGTCCTGGGAGAAGATGAAGCTGTTAACGTGAGCCACAGCCACGGCATAGAGCACTGGGCACCAGTGTGGGCGGAGCGCACCTGTGACCAGGGCCCGGAAGTAGAGCTGGAGGAGGGCCAGGTTGTCTTCAGGAGGTCCCGTGTAGCACTCCAGGGACACAGGCAgctgtggtggggggagaggcgTGCGAATGGGACGGCGTACCACCCGGCAACATGACGGGGGATCCACAGTCACAAACACCAGaccaggagggcagagggcaaaTACTGGACAGATATTCACCCTCCTCTGGCCCAGTGCAGAGTGCCCCTGATGGGCGCTGGTGGACTGAGAAAGTACCTGGGTCAGAGGCAGGCTCAGCGCTCGCAGGGCTCCCACATGTTCCCCAAAGAGGGCGAGGCGCAAGGTGACACTGAACCGACGCTGCAAGGGAAGGAGGACCAGAGCCCCGAAGAGGTGGTCCCCAAAGGAGACAGCCTCAAAATGTTCCAGGAAGCTGGCGTAGAGGTCAGGAAAAGACGTCAGACCAGGAAGTGGGCAGTCCAGGTTGAGGCTTGGCAAGACTTGCGGGTGACAGAGCCGGGCCAGGAGGGCTGCTACCAGATGCTGCACCGGGGTCTCCCGGAACAGCTCGCTGTCCACCAGGAACACACACATCAGCCTCGCCAGGCGGGCGGCGGGAGGCACGGCACAGAGGGCCTGGGGGCGCCAGCTctccagaaccagcacccactgcaGGACACGCACGGCTGTGGCCACAGTGTCagtgggagggagctgggagggggagTCAGCAGCTTGGTGGTAGAGATGGATCAGTGGCAGGAAGGGCCAGTCGGTGGGCAGAAGTGGCTCCTTAGGCACAGGCAGCAGCAGGCTTGGGAGCCGCTGGAGCTCTCCGCGGTACAAGGCCTGGGAGGCCAGCAGGCTGGCTCGGGCCGGCGAGCAGTGGGTCAGGTAGCAGCTGCGGATGCTGGGGAGGTCTTGACAGGCCTGGGCCAGCAGAGCCCCTCGCCGGCTCCGAGGATCCCCGCTGCTTGCTAAGGATAGCTGGTCAGAGAAGTCAGCTGCCTCTGGACCTCCTGCTGCGTTTTCGCTGTAACAGGACCCAAAAGCCAAGGTCGGGGGCTGGCCCCACAACACCCAGAAGGCCACGCCAGCTCTCCAGAGCTTCCCCAAGGCGCCCATGTCCAACCCTGTTCCACTCTGTTCCCCTGGCTCCTCCCACGTAGTCTGGCTAACAGGAGAATGGCCACGAGGGCCAGCTGCTGGGGGGAAGCTTACAAAAGGGCTTTGCGCCTCAGTCTCCTCACAGTAAGACTACCAGCACCTCATGGCATGGGTGAAATACTTACAAAGGGAGGACCAGACCTGGAGCAGGGACTCGGTGGCTGTTGGCGATCCCATGGGCACTGCTGGTTTCCAACACCAGTTTTTAGCCACATGGTCACACTGAAGTCTCACAGCCACACTCTGTGATGCGGTTAATCTCATCTCTCAAGTTTAGTAATGAGGAAGCGGAAGGTCAGGTTAGGCACAagccagggaaggaaggaaacctaACCAAATTCAGCACTGCTTTCTTCACCACCACGCAGCTGCCTTTCTAAAAGGGCTGGACTGATGTCACGGGCCTGCACTCACGGGAGGAACTCCAGCCGGAACGCgcagagcagcagcagctcctgggcgAGGTGCTCACTTCCAGGCAGCAGCCGGCTCAGCAGGGCCAAGGCCATGCCATGATGCAGGGCGGCACTGGTGGCTGGCATGGGCTGGCACATTGCCTGTGCACAGAAAGGCAGGGAGCAGTTCAGTGTGGCGGTGGGATGTGGGGGACAGGCGAGGGGGGCAAAgcagagagaggtgagggagggaggggccatgACGCAGGCTGCAGGGCGCTGGTgcggggtggggaaggggcagggtctGGAGGACAGCAGGGGCTGCACgggctggcagcagcagcacaggttTCAGGGAAGCTGGAGGGgctgagggggtgggggcagaaccCGGCAGACGGCGGAACCCACCACTTTCTGAGCCAGGGCAAGGGCCAGGTACTGCAGATGGCACTCATGGCGCAGGGCCCATGCAGAGAAGGGCGTGAGGGGTGGGGCAGCCCGAGGGGCTATGCACTGGAGGAAGTAGTTCTggaggcctggggcagccaggacagcacCCAGCTGAGGAAAAGCCATTTTGTTCAGGTTTAGTGATTGGTTCTGAGGACTTCTGAGGCTCCCCAGGTagctgcccctcccacctcccagcctcagcactggctgaagccctccccctttcttcctgactcctgccatctcGTCCCCCTGCCCGGCCCTACCCAGGCATCCAGGGCTCGCCTACCTGGCCACACAGCCCCTTGTGGATCCGGGCCAGCGTAtcgagaagggagaggagggcagtGAGGAACGGGAAGGGCGAGGCTGAGCCGGCCAGGCTGAGCCGGGGGCTGCCTCCCGTGCAGCCCAGTGACACAAGGCTGGGGAGAGCTTCAGGGGCCGGAGCACAGGACAGCGGGTTgcagagaggggagcagggcctggaggGAGAATGTTGAAGCTGAGGTCTGCCACGGGCATGGCTGTGTGCGTCGTTGCCTGCAGTCCTCAGAGCCCCCacggctgctgcctgccagggctgcTCTCAGGCTCCGACCTGCTGCACCCGGGAATGGGCCAGGGAACCGGACCAGGAGTCCCATGGGGAGACAAATGCTTCTCTTCTGCCTGTCGCCACCGCACCCCCCAGCCCCACATGTGGTACATACCCCAGCGAATCCCAAAGGCAGCCCAGGCTGGGTTGGCTCAGCAATGGCAGCAACAGCTCACGTGACAGGCGTTCCATGTCCTCAAGCCAGTCCCCTGGGCACAAGCCTGGCTGGAGGACCAAGGGGTTCACTGAACAGATGGCCCAGGACACTGGGTACGCAAGCAAACCCCACCATTCCAGGTGCCCCAAAGGTCAGCTCTGAGGAGGCTTCTCCATgctgacctttttttaaaaaattaattaaaaattttttttttcatttgaaaggcagagacagagacagagctctcggatccactgattccctcccaaatgcccacaacagccaggaccaggccaagctgaagccaggagcccagaacccagtaTGGGTCTCCCGATGACAGGGAGCTAGCCATTTAagtcatcatttgttgcctcctcgggtgtgcattagcaggaagctggaatctgagtgGAGcgaggactggaacccaggctgtctgatatgggattcaggtgtctgatatgggattcaggtgtcttaactactgtgccaatgCCCAACCCCAGGCTGAGCCTTCTGGAGGGAAAGGCACCCAGTGTCTACGGCTGTCGAGAGGCACAGTGACTGCACGAAGGCTGAGGGGTTTCTGGGCCCCAGCAACAAGGTTCCTTGGAAGCTTCAATGGCCTAGGGAGGAAGCGAGAGAACAGGTGGGAGCAAAAAGGTGCAGGgcggggtggcactgtggcactgtggttaagctgctgcttggtacACCTGTACCTCAGGTCAGAGTCCCTGGGATgcagtctcacctctgcttccaataaaGCGCCCTGTAACgcacgtgggaggcagcagatgaaggctcaggtacctgggccctgccacccacatgggagacccggatgttcTTGGCTCTTAGCTGTGACCtggtccagctgtggctgttgtgggcatctggggagtgaaccagcagctggaagatctttctctgtctttcctcctttccCTGTCACCCAGCTCttcaaatagatcaataaatCACTTTAGGAAAAGGTTGGAATGGGGAGGCAGGAgtagagaggtggagggagaggaagcaagTGGGAAGAATGCAGATTGAGGCAGGCAGGCAAGACTCACTTGCTGGCTCCAGGCCTGGTAGTAGGTGCCCAAGTATAGCAGGCAGGCGGCTGGCACCGGGCCCAGGGCATTCCACATCTCAGGTCTGGGCAGCAACTTCAAGGACTGCCTCAGACAGGGCTCGACAAGAGGCTGGAGCCCAGACACCTGCGTCCATGAGATGCAGGAGGAGCGCGCTGACAGGCCGGCCTCAGCAGACTCACTGCAGGAGGGTGATGGGCCGTGGTAAGGCTCTGGCTGCCTCACTCCCCCTCAACTGCAGCCACTCTGTCCTGCGGAGCAGGCCCGCTGGGCTTGGCGTGGCTGGTAAGATATCCCCGCTGGCATGCTCAGGGCTGTGACCTACCTGAGGGGCTCAGGGCGGGTGCCGGCGGCTGCCAGGGTCAGCTGGGTGAGCAGAGTGAGCAGGGAGGCTATCCGCTGCACGGCAAGGGGCGACGGGGGGTGGGCACCCAGCTCCGTgggcacagcctgcagggcccgcATCAGCACTGGGTAGAGCTCCCTGGTAAGGAACAGTCCCGGACCTTCACTGCACGAAGGGAGCAGGAGAGCAGACCCAAGGCCCTGCCTGCAGGAGGCGGCCCCAGGGCCAGGACATTctccccaggctgggccctgACAACAGGGAAGGAGGTGGCCCTCTGAGGCTGCCCCCCAGCCCACAGGGAACTTGGAGCTGACTTCTCCGAGGGGCCGAGGCTGCTGTGCACAGAACCCAGTGAAGCGGGtttcctctgcccctctctggctggtcctgactcccagctctgctctcgcCCAGCAGAATCCgcatccccacccccattctCTGTCTCCTGCCAAGCCGGGGGCCTCCAGCAAGGCTGAGGCAAAGGGGCAGGCCCAAAGGTGGGGTCACCGAGGGAGCCTGCCCTTGCCTCTCCTCACCTGTACAGGTCACCGCCCTGGCCGTAGGAGGCGGCCACAGCCCACAGACGCAAGGCCTCGGTGCTCAGTGTCTCGGCTTCCTCTGGGGGCAAGGCCAGCTCCTGGGGCGCCTCAGCTACGAAGCGGCACAGGCGGCTCCGGAGATCAAAGTTGTTCAACTAGGAGCAGACAGGGTGTGGGCATGAGGGGCAGCTGGGCGTCCCATGTCCACCTGGTCTCAGCTTCTCCCACCCTGTAGGTGAGCTCAACACGGAGTCCTAGCTCTGGGCAGGGGTGAAATGGCCTcatcctctcctcccaccctctcttttTAGCAAGCACTGGGGACTTTTCCTAGGGCCACTTGGATATGGGTGATGAGTTCTATCCGTAAGTGGCTCTCCTGATCTGGGGCCGGGACAGAGAACCTCCACTCCTGCCAGTCCACAGCGGGCCTACAGGGTGCACTGGGCCCCAGCTCACATGGTTCCTGCTATGTTTCTAAGCAACTAgaccagggaggaggaggaagagggtatGCGCTGGCCACCAGAGTTTGGAGGCCACACTCAGCTCCAACCCAGCCTGTGCCCGCCCCCTATCCCTCGCCTTGCGTTCTGCGCACCAGCCGGGCAGCAATGTTCCTTCCAGCCGAggccaggactcgaagcagttTCATGGCCATGGCACAGGGCACCCTGTGCAGGCTAGTCGTGGGACCCACTCCCATGGGGGACCAGCTGGTGGGCAGGAACTCTCGAACTATGGTCTCTATCAGCCGAGGGCACTCTAGGAcctgtgggagacaggaggacaACCGAAGCAGGGAGGCTGAGGGTCAGGAGCAGCCCCAcactctgcccctcccctgctctctcgTCTCTCACCCTCGTGGCTGACTCCAGGGAATGCCGGGCCAGGCGGATGAGCACGGCCAGGATGTCGAGGACCACCGCAGGTCCTGGGCAGGTCACCTCCAGCACATAGCGCAGCCGAGGCAGCAGGTTGGTagccaggagcccctgggggTGAGACAAACCTGTGCCAAATGCAGCCGAGCCCCGAGCCTTGACGATGCCTCTCACCGTACATGCTGGCTCTAGGTTACAGGGTGGGAAGGCGGCGTTCCCCTTACCTTGATGACGTCATGTCGGGCCAAGTCGGGTGGGGGCCGTCTTTCTTCTTCGGGGCTCTTCccttttgctttttctcctgGCGGTTCTTGGTCCTCGTCCTCGTCCTCCTTGTCCTCCTGGCTGGGCATCAGAGGGAATACCAGTGCTCCGTGGTACCAAGAGAAAGTTTTGTCCAGGAGCTCCTGCCACAGGAAAGGAAGCAGGgattgggggagggaaggggccaaGGGTGCAGAGTGGGGGCCCCCGCTCCCAAGAGCAGAGAGGCAAGGTTCCTGGGTGTAGGGACCCTCAGGAGGAAGCAGGTGCCTGCAAAGCAGGCCCAGCATGAGGAGTGGAGACCTTGGCCCCACGAGCCCCATTCCCATCCCTGGGGCACCTCATCTCCAGGAGCAACCAGCAGAACCCGGAGAGCCCGGACAGCAGCCGCAATGACCCCATCCACTCTGTCGTCCAGGGAGAAGCGCAGCAGGAAGAGGAAACCAGCATCCAAGAGGAGGCGTAAGACGCTGCCCACGAGCTGGTCCCCAAACTCACCGGCCTGGGCCTTGGTGGCAAGAGGAGAGAACTTTGCTGAAGACGCTGAAGCTTCACGGTCTCTGCCCCAACCCCTCCACCTGCCCACTGATCATGGAT includes:
- the RPAP1 gene encoding RNA polymerase II-associated protein 1 isoform X2; amino-acid sequence: MLSRPKPGESEVDLLRFQSQFLAAGTAPAVQLVKKGSRRGGDASRDQPQLQDARDVVTLDTLPDLPPALVPAPPKRARPSPGHSLPVEEDPEERLSRHDRHITAVLTKIIERDTSSVAVKLPVPSGVAFPPVFHRSQERQERPAPGGKRSIFAQEIAARWASAPGVPPVEEVTSHLDPPQGAATGEAPAPGDQGCRLPGSSHSFQGPRLVTGKGLRDQEAEQEAWTIHEENVARLQAMAPEEIVQERQRLLAQLDPSLVAFLRSRSCTREQAAEKATEEQRLGGASVDVTKEEASVSPSASEHRKEDELEPGAPALALPVTPHKEWLHMDAVELEKLHWTQDLPPLRRQQTQERMQARFSLQGELLAPDVDLPTHLGLHHHGEEAERAGYSLQELFHLSRSQVSQQRTLALQVLSQVIGRELLDKTFSWYHGALVFPLMPSQEDKEDEDEDQEPPGEKAKGKSPEEERRPPPDLARHDVIKGLLATNLLPRLRYVLEVTCPGPAVVLDILAVLIRLARHSLESATRVLECPRLIETIVREFLPTSWSPMGVGPTTSLHRVPCAMAMKLLRVLASAGRNIAARLLNNFDLRSRLCRFVAEAPQELALPPEEAETLSTEALRLWAVAASYGQGGDLYRELYPVLMRALQAVPTELGAHPPSPLAVQRIASLLTLLTQLTLAAAGTRPEPLSESAEAGLSARSSCISWTQVSGLQPLVEPCLRQSLKLLPRPEMWNALGPVPAACLLYLGTYYQAWSQQPGLCPGDWLEDMERLSRELLLPLLSQPSLGCLWDSLGPCSPLCNPLSCAPAPEALPSLVSLGCTGGSPRLSLAGSASPFPFLTALLSLLDTLARIHKGLCGQLGAVLAAPGLQNYFLQCIAPRAAPPLTPFSAWALRHECHLQYLALALAQKVAMCQPMPATSAALHHGMALALLSRLLPGSEHLAQELLLLCAFRLEFLPENAAGGPEAADFSDQLSLASSGDPRSRRGALLAQACQDLPSIRSCYLTHCSPARASLLASQALYRGELQRLPSLLLPVPKEPLLPTDWPFLPLIHLYHQAADSPSQLPPTDTVATAVRVLQWVLVLESWRPQALCAVPPAARLARLMCVFLVDSELFRETPVQHLVAALLARLCHPQVLPSLNLDCPLPGLTSFPDLYASFLEHFEAVSFGDHLFGALVLLPLQRRFSVTLRLALFGEHVGALRALSLPLTQLPVSLECYTGPPEDNLALLQLYFRALVTGALRPHWCPVLYAVAVAHVNSFIFSQDPKSSDEVKAARRSMLQKTWLLAEEGLRQHLLHYKLPDSALPEGFQLYSQLPPLRQQYLQRLTSGGLHSGAREI